A window of the Kosakonia sp. BYX6 genome harbors these coding sequences:
- a CDS encoding acyl-protein synthetase, whose amino-acid sequence MSLSLDEMLGIAPYSLAREDKRALQLARLKALTAHHYAHCADYRHMLDAQNITPQSIQAVEDLPFLPVSLFKTLTLKSIADDEIVKTMTSSGTTGQQVSRIFLDKATAAYQQKTLVKIVNQFTGAGRLPMLVIDSPDVLKDRQQFSARGAGILGFSLFGADRAWALDEQMTLNLPVIEAFLEKHQGKRILLFGFTFMVWQHFYKALAASGKKLALDNALLIHGGGWKKLQNEAVSPQAFARCLHDVCNLPAVHDYYGMVEQTGCISMQCEHGHLHTSIFSDIIIRDPADFACAPVGKPGIIQVLSLLPESYPGHSLLTEDEGVLLGEDDCPCGRKGKYFHVIGRLKKAELRGCSDTYAATF is encoded by the coding sequence ATGTCCCTGTCGCTTGATGAAATGCTGGGCATTGCCCCCTATTCGCTGGCGCGCGAGGATAAGCGTGCGCTTCAGTTGGCGCGCCTGAAGGCGCTGACCGCGCACCACTACGCCCATTGCGCAGACTACCGGCATATGCTGGATGCGCAAAACATCACACCGCAATCCATTCAGGCGGTGGAAGATCTGCCCTTTCTGCCCGTTTCGCTGTTTAAAACGCTGACGCTAAAAAGCATCGCGGATGATGAGATCGTCAAAACCATGACCTCTTCCGGCACCACCGGGCAGCAGGTGTCGCGGATTTTTCTCGATAAAGCCACCGCCGCGTATCAGCAAAAAACGCTGGTGAAAATCGTTAATCAATTTACCGGCGCGGGCCGTTTGCCAATGTTAGTGATCGACTCGCCGGATGTGCTGAAAGACCGGCAGCAATTTTCAGCGCGCGGCGCAGGCATTTTAGGTTTTTCGCTGTTCGGCGCCGATCGCGCATGGGCGCTGGATGAGCAGATGACGTTGAATCTGCCGGTCATTGAAGCCTTCCTCGAAAAGCACCAGGGAAAACGCATTTTGCTGTTCGGCTTCACCTTTATGGTGTGGCAGCACTTTTATAAAGCGCTGGCCGCCAGCGGTAAAAAACTGGCGCTCGACAACGCGTTGTTGATTCACGGCGGCGGCTGGAAAAAGCTGCAAAATGAAGCCGTTTCCCCGCAGGCGTTCGCCCGTTGCCTGCACGATGTCTGCAACTTGCCTGCGGTGCATGATTATTACGGCATGGTGGAACAAACCGGCTGTATCTCGATGCAGTGCGAGCACGGGCATCTGCACACCTCGATTTTCTCGGACATTATCATTCGCGATCCGGCGGATTTCGCCTGCGCGCCCGTTGGCAAACCGGGGATTATTCAGGTGCTCTCCCTGCTCCCCGAATCCTATCCGGGCCATTCGCTGTTGACCGAAGATGAAGGCGTGTTGCTCGGCGAAGATGACTGCCCGTGCGGGCGCAAAGGCAAATATTTCCACGTTATCGGCAGACTAAAAAAAGCAGAATTACGAGGGTGCAGCGACACGTATGCAGCAACATTTTGA
- a CDS encoding AMP-binding protein, producing the protein MNTFWQTQQHDTAQLALKDDRGASLSYGELTARVDALASHIPARSLVFVFCQNQVEAVVGYLACLQSDAVALLLDNALDNTLAQQLIDTYKPSLIWQPTPTVSPDGGCALSGLQTSDSGTVGLISEAPSGVLSDGGCALSGLQTSGPGTVGLISEAPSGVLSDGGCALSDLQTSSPGTVDLISEAPSGVLSDGGCALSDLQTSGPGTVGLISEAPSGVLSDGGCALSDLQTSGPGTVGLISEAPSGVLSGDGGYQLHATGLTPWPLHDELALLMTTSGSTGSPKLVRLSKRNLQSNAESIAHYLDIDARERGLVSLPINYVYGLSIINSHLHAGASLLLTGYSVMQRELWEFVRTERASSFAGVPYTWEMLRKLRFMRMDLPDLRTLTQAGGKLAAALQQEYTEYAMQNGKRFIVMYGAAEATSRMAWLAPEHAASRYGFIGKPIPGGEFLLLGDDNHPITTPDTQGELIYRGANVALGYAECGEDLALGDTFAGTLHTGDIATVDSDGFYRIVGRKKRFLKIFGNRVGLDEMESLLKTAFADTAVACDGRDDLLCIFITDESLAGDVKQYAAGISKLHASAFRVIALSEIPKNPAGKTLYHRLKEYVPVA; encoded by the coding sequence ATGAACACTTTCTGGCAGACGCAACAGCATGACACCGCGCAACTTGCGCTGAAAGATGATCGTGGCGCAAGCCTGAGCTATGGCGAACTGACCGCCCGCGTTGACGCGCTGGCAAGCCACATCCCAGCCCGTTCATTAGTGTTTGTCTTTTGCCAGAATCAGGTCGAAGCCGTTGTCGGCTATCTCGCCTGCCTGCAAAGCGATGCGGTGGCATTGCTGTTGGACAACGCGCTCGACAACACGCTGGCGCAGCAGTTGATCGATACCTACAAGCCTTCGCTGATCTGGCAGCCGACACCAACCGTTTCGCCGGATGGCGGCTGCGCCTTATCCGGCCTACAAACTTCCGACTCGGGTACCGTAGGCCTGATAAGCGAAGCGCCATCAGGCGTTTTGTCGGATGGCGGCTGCGCCTTATCCGGCCTACAAACTTCCGGCCCGGGTACCGTAGGCCTGATAAGCGAAGCGCCATCAGGCGTTTTGTCGGATGGCGGCTGCGCCTTATCCGACCTACAAACTTCCAGCCCGGGTACCGTAGACCTGATAAGCGAAGCGCCATCAGGCGTTTTGTCGGATGGCGGCTGCGCCTTATCCGACCTACAAACTTCCGGCCCGGGTACCGTAGGCCTGATAAGCGAAGCGCCATCAGGCGTTTTGTCGGATGGCGGCTGCGCCTTATCCGACCTACAAACTTCCGGCCCGGGTACCGTAGGCCTGATAAGCGAAGCGCCATCAGGCGTTTTGTCGGGTGACGGCGGTTATCAATTACACGCCACCGGGTTAACGCCGTGGCCACTGCACGATGAGCTGGCCTTGCTGATGACCACCTCTGGCTCAACCGGTAGCCCGAAATTGGTGCGCCTCAGCAAACGCAATCTGCAAAGCAATGCGGAGAGCATTGCGCACTATCTCGACATTGATGCGCGTGAACGCGGGCTGGTGAGCCTGCCAATCAACTATGTCTATGGTTTGTCGATCATCAACAGCCATTTGCACGCTGGCGCCAGCCTGTTACTGACCGGGTACAGCGTGATGCAGCGCGAACTGTGGGAGTTTGTGCGCACCGAGCGTGCAAGTTCGTTCGCGGGCGTTCCTTACACCTGGGAGATGCTGCGCAAATTGCGCTTCATGCGTATGGATCTGCCGGATTTGCGCACGCTAACGCAGGCAGGCGGTAAACTCGCCGCCGCGTTGCAGCAGGAGTACACCGAGTACGCGATGCAAAACGGCAAGCGCTTTATCGTGATGTACGGTGCCGCCGAAGCCACCTCGCGCATGGCCTGGCTTGCGCCGGAGCACGCCGCGAGTCGCTATGGTTTTATCGGCAAGCCGATCCCCGGCGGGGAATTTTTGCTACTCGGCGATGATAACCACCCGATCACCACGCCGGATACGCAAGGTGAATTGATCTATCGCGGGGCAAATGTGGCGCTCGGTTACGCCGAGTGCGGTGAAGATCTGGCGCTCGGCGACACCTTCGCCGGCACGCTACACACCGGCGATATCGCCACCGTCGACAGTGACGGTTTTTACCGTATCGTCGGGCGCAAAAAACGCTTTTTGAAAATCTTCGGCAACCGTGTCGGGCTGGATGAGATGGAATCGCTGCTGAAAACCGCGTTTGCGGATACCGCCGTCGCCTGCGATGGCCGCGACGATCTGCTGTGTATTTTTATTACCGACGAATCCCTCGCCGGCGACGTGAAGCAGTACGCCGCCGGGATCAGCAAATTGCATGCGTCGGCCTTTCGCGTGATCGCACTGAGTGAGATCCCCAAGAACCCGGCGGGTAAAACCCTTTATCACAGGCTGAAAGAGTATGTCCCTGTCGCTTGA
- a CDS encoding transketolase family protein → MIEFKPATIRSWSMLGSRGTFGMTLLELAHDDARIVALSGDLCKSSGLDRFSTTYPDRFINTGIAEQNLVGVAAGLAASGFVPFATSFPNFLTLRAAEQVRLNLGYMQENVKLVGLASGLATGMFGATHHGIEELAMLRSVSNIAIFSPADCTATVKMTQAALAYDGPVYLRLTGGMRAPIVYKEDFELIPGKAITLRDGNDVAIIATGSMVHVALTTAGHLADRGIDAAVIDMHTLKPLDEAVIAAQLGKKLLVTMEEHSMIGGLGSAVAEYVGGQAQRPKQLTIGIPQGYPHAGDYGWMLEQSGLTAEQTTARIMDALQ, encoded by the coding sequence ATGATTGAGTTCAAGCCCGCCACTATCCGTTCCTGGTCGATGCTCGGTTCCCGCGGCACCTTCGGGATGACATTGCTTGAATTGGCGCATGACGATGCCCGCATCGTCGCTCTCTCCGGCGATCTGTGCAAATCCTCAGGATTGGATCGCTTTAGCACCACCTACCCGGATCGTTTTATTAATACCGGCATCGCCGAACAAAACCTGGTCGGCGTGGCCGCCGGTCTGGCAGCCAGCGGTTTTGTGCCGTTTGCCACCTCGTTTCCCAACTTTTTGACGCTGCGCGCGGCGGAACAAGTGCGCCTGAACCTCGGTTACATGCAGGAAAACGTCAAGCTGGTCGGGCTGGCTTCCGGGCTGGCAACCGGCATGTTTGGCGCCACGCACCACGGTATCGAAGAGCTGGCGATGCTGCGTTCGGTGTCCAATATCGCCATTTTTTCCCCGGCGGACTGCACGGCAACGGTGAAAATGACCCAGGCGGCACTGGCTTACGATGGCCCGGTCTATTTACGCCTGACCGGCGGCATGCGCGCGCCGATCGTCTATAAAGAAGATTTTGAGCTGATCCCCGGCAAAGCGATTACGCTTCGCGACGGCAACGATGTGGCGATTATTGCCACCGGCAGTATGGTGCATGTTGCGCTCACCACCGCGGGTCACCTGGCCGATCGCGGCATCGACGCGGCGGTGATTGATATGCACACCCTCAAACCGTTGGATGAAGCCGTTATCGCCGCGCAGTTAGGGAAAAAGCTGCTGGTGACGATGGAAGAGCACAGCATGATTGGCGGTTTGGGCAGCGCCGTTGCCGAATACGTTGGCGGCCAGGCGCAGCGCCCGAAACAGTTAACCATCGGTATTCCGCAAGGTTACCCGCACGCGGGGGATTACGGCTGGATGCTAGAACAGAGCGGCCTGACGGCAGAACAAACGACCGCCCGCATTATGGACGCCCTGCAATGA
- a CDS encoding transketolase gives MTQKIQDAARRIRNRIISVAHHAPSDGVHVSPALSMTDILSTLYGVVMQYDAQNITCHDRDVFILSKGHAALGLYATLCEFGIISEAQLNEFEINGSVLQVHPTKHPEYGIDFSGGSLAQGLSFATGLALGRRLKGERWQTYVLVGDGECNEGAIWECAFMAAHHKVDNLTLIVDRNGLQSDGFTQDVMQMDLDALWRACQWETLVCDGHDIEALQAAFSAPHHGKPKVIIANTVKGKGVSFMENNKEFHRNRVSAQQLTDALAELNGGQHD, from the coding sequence ATGACACAAAAAATTCAGGATGCGGCACGACGCATTCGTAACCGTATTATCAGCGTGGCGCACCACGCGCCCAGCGATGGCGTGCACGTCTCCCCTGCACTGTCGATGACCGACATTCTGAGTACGCTTTATGGCGTCGTCATGCAGTACGATGCGCAGAACATCACCTGTCACGATCGTGACGTGTTCATTCTGAGCAAAGGCCACGCAGCGCTCGGTCTGTACGCCACGCTGTGCGAGTTCGGCATTATCAGCGAAGCGCAGTTGAATGAATTTGAAATCAACGGCTCGGTGTTGCAGGTTCACCCGACCAAACATCCTGAATACGGTATCGATTTTTCCGGCGGCAGCCTGGCGCAAGGGCTTTCTTTCGCTACCGGGCTGGCGCTTGGCCGTCGTCTGAAAGGCGAACGCTGGCAAACCTATGTGCTGGTCGGCGACGGCGAGTGCAACGAAGGCGCCATTTGGGAATGCGCATTTATGGCCGCCCATCACAAGGTGGATAACCTGACGCTGATTGTCGATCGTAACGGCCTGCAATCCGACGGCTTTACCCAGGACGTGATGCAAATGGATCTCGACGCCCTGTGGCGCGCCTGCCAGTGGGAAACCCTCGTTTGCGATGGTCACGACATCGAGGCTTTACAAGCGGCGTTTAGCGCCCCGCATCACGGCAAACCGAAGGTCATCATCGCCAATACGGTGAAAGGCAAAGGGGTCTCGTTTATGGAAAATAATAAAGAATTCCACCGTAACCGGGTCTCCGCCCAACAGCTTACCGACGCGCTGGCTGAACTGAACGGAGGCCAGCATGATTGA
- a CDS encoding SDR family NAD(P)-dependent oxidoreductase produces the protein MLMQGKNVIITGCRRGMGLAMVNVFAANGANIYAHARQADDAFVSQMAQIAERHQVQIWPLGFDITDTAAMKEAVKRVMADKRPIDAVINNAGIAMNSLFQMTSEAQLRSQFEVNFFSVYFFTQYISKLMARQQRGSIINIASTAGEDGNPGKSAYGASKAALIAMTQSIAAELGEKGIRANCIAPGVTETEMLLTMPAQVVEEAKKNADLRRAGEPAEIAQVALFLASDLSSYITGQTIRVDGGLK, from the coding sequence ATGTTGATGCAAGGTAAAAACGTCATAATCACCGGCTGTCGCCGTGGCATGGGGCTGGCAATGGTTAATGTGTTCGCGGCAAACGGCGCGAACATTTACGCCCATGCCCGGCAAGCCGATGATGCCTTTGTCAGCCAGATGGCGCAAATAGCCGAACGGCACCAGGTGCAGATCTGGCCGCTCGGTTTTGACATCACCGATACGGCGGCGATGAAAGAGGCCGTTAAGCGCGTCATGGCTGACAAACGCCCGATCGACGCGGTCATCAACAACGCCGGTATCGCCATGAACAGCCTGTTCCAGATGACCAGCGAAGCGCAGTTGCGCAGCCAGTTTGAAGTGAACTTCTTCTCTGTCTATTTCTTCACCCAATACATCTCCAAGCTGATGGCCCGCCAGCAGCGTGGCAGCATCATTAATATCGCCTCGACAGCGGGTGAAGATGGCAACCCAGGTAAATCCGCCTATGGCGCGTCGAAAGCGGCGCTGATTGCCATGACGCAATCCATCGCGGCGGAACTGGGCGAGAAAGGCATTCGCGCCAACTGTATCGCGCCTGGGGTAACCGAAACGGAAATGCTGCTTACCATGCCCGCGCAGGTGGTCGAAGAGGCGAAGAAAAACGCCGACCTGCGACGCGCGGGCGAACCGGCGGAAATCGCGCAGGTGGCGTTATTCCTCGCCAGCGATCTCTCAAGCTACATCACTGGCCAGACAATTCGCGTGGATGGTGGTCTCAAATGA
- a CDS encoding acyl carrier protein — protein sequence MSNLETYNRIFVETFEVPEETLAGYKYQDTPSWDSVGHMTLIASLEDAFDIMMDTDDIIEFASWEKGKEILKKYDVALQS from the coding sequence ATGTCCAACCTGGAAACATACAACCGTATTTTTGTCGAAACCTTCGAAGTCCCGGAAGAGACCCTCGCGGGCTATAAATATCAGGACACGCCGTCCTGGGACTCTGTTGGTCATATGACGCTGATCGCCTCGCTGGAAGACGCCTTCGACATCATGATGGATACCGATGACATCATCGAATTCGCGTCATGGGAAAAGGGCAAAGAGATCCTGAAAAAATACGATGTTGCGCTGCAAAGCTAG